GATCCAGCTCCACGCCCAAGGCGACCGCGATGTTCTCCGCCATGGCCTGACGGTAGGGGACGATCTTCGGCGCCTGGGCCAGCAGCGTCACATCCGCGTTGACCAAAACGTACCCCGCATCCCGGAGCTTTTGTCCCACCCGGATCAGCAGCAGCAAACTGGAGGCTCCTGCGTACTGCGGGTCTGTGTCTGGAAAATGCGATCCAATATCCCCCAGCCCTGCTGCGCCCAGCAGCGCATCCATCAGAGCGTGGAGCAGCACGTCAGCGTCGGAGTGGCCCAAAAGCCCCTTCTCATAGGGGACAGCCACCCCGCCCAAGATCAGTTTCCGACCCGCTTCCAGCCGGTGAACGTCATATCCCTGCCCAATCCGCAAACCGGTCATCACGATTCCTCCCGCTCCTGTATTATTGCCTCTGCAATGGTCAAATCCACCGGAGTGGTGATCTTGAGGTTCTCCGGATCGCCCTCTGTGAGAAAGACCTGCTTTCCCATGCGCTCCACCGCGGAACAGTCGTCGGTAAGCTCCGCGCCGGACTGGAGGGCCGACTGGAGCGCGGCCCGCAGCAGATCCGCGTCAAAGACCTGGGGCGTCTGCACCGCATAGAGGGTCTCCCGCTGGGGCGTATCCACCACAACGCCCTCTTGCGCCACTTTGATGGTGTCCTTTACCGCCACGGCAGGGGCGGCGGCGGCAGTAGCGGCAGCTTTACGCACCACCTCGGCGATCAGCTCCGGCGTCACCAGCGGCCGGTCTCCGTCCTGAACGGCAATCAGCCCGGCTCGGGAATCCGCCTCTATCGCTGCCAGATAAACGGACTCCTCCCTGCTCTCTCCGCCCCGCACCACTTTGACCGGTTTGGATATCCCAAAAGTCTTGCAGAGGTCGGAAATGGTCAGGATGTCCTCCTCCCGGGCAGCAATGAGGATTTCATCCACAAGCGACACCTGGTCGACGGCCAAAAGGGTCCTGGCCAGCACCGGGATCCCGTCTATGGGCATAAACAGCTTGTTGCCGCCGCCCATTCGAGAAGAGGCGCCGGCAGCGGCAACAATCATGGTGCAGAAGGGGCGCTGGGCGTCCCGGAATTTTTTGAAAAACGATTTCATCACTATGGCTCCTCAGTCGTCATCGCCTGGTTGATTCGGTCCTCTACCTCCTGGTAGCCGCACCCTTCGGTCAACACGATCTCCGAAATCAGAATCTGCTTGGCGCTGTGCAACATCTTCCGTTCGCCGGTAGAGAGCCGGTGGACGCTCTCCCGCTGCATCAGTCCCTTGATCACCCTGGCCACCTCATAGAGGTCGCCGGACTTCAGGCGTTCCATATTCTCCCGATACCGGTGGTTCCAGTTGGAGGGCTCCTTCACTTCCAGGGCGGGAATGGCACGCAAAAGCGCCTCCGCCTCGGCCCGTCCCACAACGGCGCGGATTCCAATGGCGGGGCTGTTGGAGACAGGGATTTTCAGGAGCAGCCCGCCCACAGGCATCTCAAAGACATAGTACTCCCGGCTCGTCCCGTTGATCCGTTCGTGCACAATGTCGCTGATGACACCGGCTCCGTGCATGGGGTGAACCACATAATCCCCTACGCAAAACATATATGCGCTCCTTCCTTGCCCCATTCCCTCCATTTTACACTTCTATCTCACATTATACAGGCAATTTCCGCCCTTTACAATAGAATTCCTCTTTTTTTCCATCAAATAAGGGAAGGCGGTCTTTCCGCCTTCCCTTATTTTGGAGCAATCAGCGCTTGTTGCTTGCACGCCAGATGCGCATGGCTTCGGCCTGGGCAATCAGCTCATCCCGGAA
This window of the Dysosmobacter acutus genome carries:
- the ispD gene encoding 2-C-methyl-D-erythritol 4-phosphate cytidylyltransferase, with product MKSFFKKFRDAQRPFCTMIVAAAGASSRMGGGNKLFMPIDGIPVLARTLLAVDQVSLVDEILIAAREEDILTISDLCKTFGISKPVKVVRGGESREESVYLAAIEADSRAGLIAVQDGDRPLVTPELIAEVVRKAAATAAAAPAVAVKDTIKVAQEGVVVDTPQRETLYAVQTPQVFDADLLRAALQSALQSGAELTDDCSAVERMGKQVFLTEGDPENLKITTPVDLTIAEAIIQEREES
- a CDS encoding CarD family transcriptional regulator — protein: MFCVGDYVVHPMHGAGVISDIVHERINGTSREYYVFEMPVGGLLLKIPVSNSPAIGIRAVVGRAEAEALLRAIPALEVKEPSNWNHRYRENMERLKSGDLYEVARVIKGLMQRESVHRLSTGERKMLHSAKQILISEIVLTEGCGYQEVEDRINQAMTTEEP
- the ispF gene encoding 2-C-methyl-D-erythritol 2,4-cyclodiphosphate synthase; amino-acid sequence: MRIGQGYDVHRLEAGRKLILGGVAVPYEKGLLGHSDADVLLHALMDALLGAAGLGDIGSHFPDTDPQYAGASSLLLLIRVGQKLRDAGYVLVNADVTLLAQAPKIVPYRQAMAENIAVALGVELDQINVKATTEEGLGFTGDGSGMAAHAIVLVEKKK